In one window of Candidatus Sulfuricurvum sp. RIFRC-1 DNA:
- a CDS encoding adenosylmethionine--8-amino-7-oxononanoate transaminase, producing the protein MNNLEISKRDLSVLWHPCTQMKDHETIPLVPISKGEGVYLYDFEGNRTIDAISSWWVNLFGHCNPYINQKIKEQLDTLEHVILAGFTHEGIVRLSERLVKLSPDGLTRCFYADNGSSAIEVALKMSYHSHKNGGKEKGLFVSLSESYHGETLGALSVGDVALYKETYEPLLIRSIQTPSPLNQSIEAALEAAKLFEILLIERSHEIAALIVEPLVQGAGGMKMYHPLFLSETKRLCEVYDVHFIADEILVGFGRTGTMFACEQAGITPDFLILSKGLTGGYLPLSVVLTTEAVYDSFYCEYNPARSFLHSHSYTGNALACAAANATLDIFESEKVIENNQRTIAFISDELKRFKSLPRVKEVRQCGMIAAIELEGFDPSERIGLKIHQYCMAQGVLIRPLGSVIYVMTPYVISFDELKRVFDAIEAALGNI; encoded by the coding sequence ATGAATAATTTAGAGATATCCAAGCGTGACTTGAGTGTATTATGGCATCCGTGTACTCAAATGAAAGATCACGAGACGATTCCTCTCGTTCCTATTTCCAAAGGAGAAGGGGTATATCTGTACGATTTTGAAGGGAACCGCACTATCGATGCTATCAGTAGTTGGTGGGTGAACCTTTTTGGCCATTGCAACCCCTATATCAACCAAAAAATTAAAGAGCAGCTGGATACACTGGAACATGTTATTTTGGCTGGATTTACTCATGAGGGGATCGTGCGACTCTCTGAGAGATTGGTTAAACTCTCACCCGATGGGCTAACACGCTGTTTTTATGCCGATAACGGTTCGAGTGCGATTGAAGTAGCTCTAAAAATGTCGTATCACTCTCATAAAAACGGCGGAAAAGAGAAAGGGTTGTTTGTCTCACTCTCGGAGAGTTACCATGGTGAGACATTGGGAGCGCTGTCAGTCGGGGATGTAGCTCTGTATAAAGAGACGTATGAGCCGTTGCTGATCCGCTCTATTCAAACACCGTCCCCGCTCAATCAGAGTATCGAGGCGGCTTTGGAAGCGGCCAAATTGTTTGAAATATTGCTCATAGAACGAAGCCATGAGATAGCGGCATTGATAGTTGAACCGTTAGTGCAAGGGGCAGGGGGAATGAAAATGTATCATCCTCTCTTTTTGAGTGAAACAAAACGGTTGTGTGAAGTTTATGACGTCCATTTTATTGCAGATGAGATTTTGGTCGGTTTTGGACGGACGGGCACTATGTTCGCGTGTGAGCAAGCAGGTATAACACCCGATTTTTTAATTCTCTCAAAAGGGCTTACAGGGGGATATTTGCCTCTGTCGGTTGTACTAACAACGGAGGCGGTCTATGATTCGTTTTATTGTGAATACAACCCCGCGCGGTCCTTTTTACACTCACACAGTTATACGGGAAATGCACTGGCGTGTGCGGCGGCCAATGCTACTCTTGATATTTTCGAATCGGAGAAAGTGATTGAAAACAATCAACGAACGATTGCCTTTATAAGCGATGAATTAAAGCGTTTTAAGTCATTGCCGAGAGTCAAAGAAGTACGTCAGTGCGGAATGATAGCGGCGATTGAGTTGGAGGGATTCGATCCATCAGAGCGGATTGGATTGAAAATTCATCAGTATTGTATGGCACAGGGGGTATTGATTCGGCCGCTGGGAAGTGTAATTTATGTAATGACACCGTATGTGATTTCTTTTGATGAGCTAAAAAGGGTGTTTGATGCAATAGAAGCGGCACTGGGTAACATTTAA
- the ftsZ gene encoding cell division protein FtsZ: MEPFSIEESTTLTGARIVAVGVGGGGGNMIGYMLKEAIPGIELIIANTDAQVLEHGSAATKIQLGAKLTKGLGAGMKPEVGKESALESYEDLSRALEGADIVFVAAGLGGGTGTGAAPIIAKIAKEVGALTIAVVTKPFSFEGKKRLKLAEDGLNELKNESDCIVVIPNDKLLSIIDPKLGIKESFKIVDSVLARAVSGTSGVILASGDNDINLDFADLQTVMSHRGLALMGVGEYKGENAAYEAIKNAIESPLLDNMSVNGALGVLVHFSMHPEFPFMELSAAMDVVHNSVDEAADVIFGTTTDETLAKDFIRITLVATGFEKKAAMGINNHEFENKEVVAAAAAKPRVVVRPAMVANGDYTEDFLDVPTFMRQQRD; this comes from the coding sequence ATGGAACCATTTTCAATTGAAGAATCAACAACTCTCACAGGAGCACGTATTGTAGCAGTCGGTGTCGGCGGCGGCGGTGGAAACATGATCGGATATATGCTTAAAGAAGCTATTCCCGGTATTGAACTTATCATTGCAAATACGGATGCTCAAGTGCTAGAACATGGTTCTGCGGCAACCAAAATCCAACTCGGTGCAAAACTGACCAAAGGTTTGGGTGCGGGGATGAAACCTGAAGTGGGTAAAGAATCCGCTTTAGAGAGCTATGAAGATCTTTCTCGTGCATTAGAGGGTGCGGATATCGTATTCGTAGCAGCAGGTCTTGGCGGAGGAACCGGAACAGGTGCCGCTCCAATCATCGCTAAAATCGCTAAAGAAGTGGGTGCTTTAACGATCGCAGTTGTTACCAAACCTTTCTCTTTCGAAGGGAAAAAACGTCTTAAACTTGCCGAAGACGGGTTGAATGAATTGAAAAATGAATCTGATTGTATCGTTGTCATCCCAAATGACAAACTTCTCTCAATTATTGACCCGAAACTCGGAATCAAAGAGAGCTTCAAAATCGTTGACAGCGTACTTGCTCGCGCTGTTAGTGGAACATCTGGTGTGATTCTAGCCAGCGGTGACAACGACATCAACCTTGACTTCGCCGACTTGCAAACCGTTATGAGCCACCGTGGTTTGGCTCTTATGGGTGTAGGCGAATACAAAGGTGAAAACGCGGCCTACGAAGCAATCAAAAACGCTATCGAGTCTCCATTGCTTGACAACATGTCGGTTAACGGGGCTCTTGGGGTTTTGGTACACTTTAGCATGCACCCTGAGTTTCCATTTATGGAACTCTCTGCTGCAATGGATGTTGTCCACAACAGTGTTGATGAAGCGGCAGACGTTATCTTCGGTACTACTACCGATGAAACATTGGCAAAAGATTTTATCCGTATCACTCTCGTTGCAACCGGTTTTGAGAAAAAAGCGGCAATGGGAATCAATAACCATGAATTTGAAAACAAAGAAGTGGTGGCTGCTGCTGCGGCTAAGCCTCGTGTTGTTGTACGCCCTGCTATGGTTGCCAACGGTGACTATACGGAAGACTTCCTCGATGTACCGACGTTTATGCGTCAACAAAGAGACTAA
- a CDS encoding peptidylprolyl isomerase, whose protein sequence is MITWMQRHRKYLVITIWISTIAFIGAGFVGWGQYSYGDKAGAVAKVGDVSITSAELQKSYSNLFNQYNQLFQGKFDEKQAQQFGLQRQALRQLVNQALVLNLANSYGLVVTDEELLNIIKSQSVFSKDGTFDKTVYAEALKQNRLTIKEYEESMKKELLIQKTLYLLASGAKASESKALGSALGVSDKISYKLLTPNMITLTPNEGELKVFWEKHQKEFKTSPSYEISYVAQAPITATPAANEINEFYEMNRQSFKDTTGKILSLGEAQATIVAALNDKATEKEALRLYIDYKKGALKATTATQTATLTSESSPFSPELTKEIMALNDQKPFLKPRKAGNDYIIVKLVKMNPARTKTYEEAKTDVSALYLGEAKKTKLQELAQNSYKTFAGTSTDFLTRSDSAKIGGLSAPEGSEFLNKLFASKQKQGFITLESGNVILYNVLEQKLLQDKTIADENVVLKLKGSLLDQGLIKALEGKYPVEIYVEGI, encoded by the coding sequence ATGATTACTTGGATGCAACGCCATCGGAAATACTTGGTCATTACGATTTGGATCTCCACGATCGCTTTTATCGGAGCCGGATTCGTCGGATGGGGTCAATACAGCTATGGAGACAAAGCGGGAGCCGTCGCTAAAGTAGGTGATGTTTCGATTACATCCGCTGAACTGCAAAAAAGCTACTCTAACCTTTTTAATCAATACAATCAGCTTTTCCAAGGAAAATTTGACGAAAAACAAGCGCAGCAATTCGGCCTCCAACGCCAAGCACTTCGCCAACTGGTGAATCAAGCTCTCGTTCTCAATCTAGCGAACAGCTACGGATTGGTCGTTACCGATGAAGAACTTTTAAATATCATCAAATCACAAAGCGTATTTTCAAAAGACGGAACGTTTGACAAAACCGTTTATGCTGAAGCATTAAAACAAAACCGTTTAACGATCAAAGAGTACGAAGAGTCGATGAAAAAAGAGCTCTTAATCCAAAAAACTCTTTACCTTCTCGCATCGGGTGCTAAAGCAAGTGAATCAAAAGCGCTTGGCAGTGCATTGGGTGTTTCAGACAAAATCAGCTATAAACTGCTCACGCCGAATATGATTACCCTCACGCCGAATGAAGGAGAACTCAAAGTATTTTGGGAAAAACACCAAAAAGAGTTTAAAACTTCTCCGAGCTACGAAATTTCTTACGTAGCCCAAGCTCCGATTACGGCAACTCCGGCAGCCAACGAAATTAATGAATTTTATGAGATGAATCGCCAATCATTCAAAGACACCACTGGCAAAATTCTTTCATTAGGGGAAGCACAAGCGACTATCGTAGCAGCCCTCAATGATAAAGCGACTGAAAAAGAGGCGCTTCGTCTCTACATCGATTACAAAAAAGGTGCTCTTAAAGCAACTACAGCTACTCAGACAGCAACCCTAACTTCTGAATCGTCTCCCTTTAGTCCTGAGCTTACCAAAGAGATTATGGCATTAAATGATCAAAAACCTTTTCTTAAGCCACGCAAAGCAGGTAATGACTATATCATCGTAAAACTTGTTAAAATGAATCCGGCCCGTACGAAAACGTATGAAGAAGCCAAAACGGATGTTAGTGCTCTTTATCTGGGTGAAGCGAAAAAAACCAAACTCCAAGAGTTAGCTCAAAACAGTTATAAAACATTTGCCGGAACATCGACTGATTTCCTCACACGCAGTGATAGCGCTAAAATAGGTGGATTGAGTGCACCTGAGGGATCAGAATTTCTAAATAAACTGTTTGCTTCCAAACAAAAACAAGGTTTTATTACTTTGGAAAGTGGAAATGTTATTCTTTATAACGTTTTGGAACAAAAGTTGCTTCAAGACAAAACAATAGCGGATGAAAATGTCGTACTGAAGCTCAAAGGAAGCTTGTTGGATCAAGGGCTGATTAAAGCGCTTGAGGGCAAGTATCCTGTTGAAATCTATGTAGAGGGGATTTGA
- a CDS encoding ABC transporter ATP-binding protein, translated as MIRFENVTKSFGKREILRGVNLEIEKGKTTVIFGVSGGGKSTIIKHIVGLLKPDSGTITVDGTRVDNADETTLRSIRTKVGFLFQSGALFDSMNIRENVAFPMLEHQQLSSKELEYKIDEKLTMVGLDPKIVKSLYPEELSGGMRKRVGLARTLALEPEVILYDEPTSGLDPVTSDFITQMICRLREEIGMTSILISHDIAESFKAGDNYAMLFDGVIVEAGDKEAFRNSSNAVVQQFIHARAEGPIAFH; from the coding sequence ATGATCCGTTTTGAGAATGTCACCAAAAGTTTTGGAAAACGGGAGATTCTGCGCGGAGTCAATCTAGAGATCGAAAAAGGAAAAACAACGGTTATTTTTGGAGTTTCGGGCGGCGGAAAATCAACGATTATCAAACATATCGTTGGATTACTAAAACCCGATTCGGGAACCATCACCGTCGATGGGACACGGGTTGATAATGCCGATGAGACAACATTGCGTTCTATCCGTACAAAAGTGGGTTTTTTGTTTCAAAGCGGGGCTCTTTTTGACAGTATGAACATTCGCGAAAATGTTGCATTCCCGATGCTGGAACATCAACAACTCTCTTCAAAAGAACTTGAGTATAAAATTGATGAAAAGCTCACGATGGTGGGGCTTGATCCCAAAATCGTAAAATCGCTCTATCCTGAGGAATTAAGCGGAGGGATGCGTAAACGTGTCGGTTTGGCACGCACCCTCGCCCTGGAGCCTGAGGTTATTTTGTACGATGAACCGACATCGGGCTTAGACCCTGTGACCAGTGACTTTATTACGCAAATGATCTGTCGTTTACGAGAAGAGATTGGAATGACCTCGATTCTGATCAGCCACGATATAGCAGAGAGTTTTAAAGCAGGGGATAATTATGCGATGCTTTTTGATGGTGTAATTGTCGAAGCAGGGGATAAAGAGGCGTTTCGAAATTCATCTAATGCCGTGGTTCAGCAATTCATTCACGCACGCGCTGAGGGGCCGATCGCGTTTCATTAA
- the ftsA gene encoding cell division protein FtsA produces MKRTVLAIDIGSTKVCALIAEIDDDNHAQIIGAGIAKAQGLRKGSITNIELASKSIKSALNDAKRVAGTELRSAVVTISGAYTKSLNSSGIVNIPNKEITLNEIQRVMHTSLYNANIPNEFEVLHALPYNFKVDDQDFIEDPLGMNASRLEVETHIITTQKSNLNNLRKAVKAAGVDVESVVLSGYASAIAVLNADEKELGAAVVDMGGNTSNIVIHSGHAIRYNDFLGVGSNHITNDLSMALHTPLHTADNVKINYGSLYAPSNDLIELPVIGDETSTHEVSLEVVHNVIYARVEETLMIIAQSIEKSGLKEHMGAGVVLTGGFTKIEGLRELAVAILDNMPVRLAKPTDVGGLFDTLRDPSYSGAVGLVKYLAGDYTPYEIDVNRRMRHSSEEPTAAQMSHQIHEEAPKFETSTAIPTPSPTAAATPPPVKEEKKAEAQKMVNIGSNKPVQTDQPNPIAKFWNWATQLF; encoded by the coding sequence TTGAAACGAACCGTTTTAGCCATTGATATCGGCTCAACTAAAGTTTGTGCGCTCATCGCGGAAATCGATGATGACAACCACGCGCAAATCATTGGAGCCGGTATTGCAAAAGCACAAGGCCTTCGCAAAGGGAGCATCACCAACATTGAGCTTGCATCTAAATCGATCAAAAGCGCACTCAATGATGCTAAACGTGTTGCAGGAACCGAACTTCGAAGTGCAGTCGTCACCATCTCCGGTGCCTATACAAAAAGTCTAAACTCCAGCGGCATCGTTAATATCCCGAACAAAGAGATCACCCTCAATGAGATTCAACGTGTTATGCATACCTCTTTGTATAATGCCAACATCCCGAATGAGTTTGAAGTTTTACATGCCCTGCCGTATAACTTCAAAGTTGATGACCAAGATTTTATCGAAGACCCATTAGGGATGAACGCTTCACGCTTGGAAGTTGAAACCCATATCATCACAACCCAAAAAAGCAATCTTAACAATTTGCGCAAAGCGGTAAAAGCTGCCGGTGTTGATGTTGAGAGTGTTGTGCTCAGCGGATACGCTTCAGCCATCGCTGTTCTCAACGCGGATGAAAAAGAGTTGGGAGCTGCCGTTGTCGACATGGGTGGTAATACGAGCAACATCGTTATCCATTCGGGTCATGCAATCCGATACAACGACTTTTTGGGTGTCGGTTCAAATCATATTACTAACGATTTATCAATGGCTTTGCACACGCCTCTGCACACTGCGGATAATGTCAAAATCAATTACGGCTCGCTCTATGCTCCAAGTAATGATTTGATCGAACTCCCTGTAATCGGTGATGAAACATCAACGCATGAAGTTTCTCTCGAAGTGGTTCATAACGTCATTTATGCCCGTGTAGAAGAGACATTAATGATTATCGCTCAATCGATTGAAAAAAGCGGGCTCAAAGAACACATGGGTGCCGGTGTTGTTCTCACCGGAGGATTTACTAAAATCGAAGGTCTCCGCGAACTCGCCGTTGCTATTTTAGACAATATGCCGGTGCGTCTTGCTAAACCGACCGATGTCGGCGGTCTATTTGATACCCTCAGAGATCCTTCTTACTCAGGAGCTGTCGGATTGGTCAAATACCTCGCCGGTGATTATACTCCGTACGAAATCGACGTAAATCGACGTATGCGCCATAGCAGTGAAGAACCGACAGCCGCGCAAATGAGTCATCAAATCCACGAAGAGGCGCCAAAATTTGAAACTTCCACAGCAATACCTACTCCATCACCGACGGCAGCTGCAACGCCACCGCCAGTGAAGGAAGAGAAAAAAGCGGAAGCTCAAAAAATGGTTAATATCGGGTCTAATAAACCTGTTCAAACCGATCAACCAAATCCAATTGCCAAGTTTTGGAATTGGGCAACTCAACTATTTTAA
- a CDS encoding J domain-containing protein, whose product MLSFDTLIKAKTLLGLSDKATLSDIKIRYKNMMRTWHPDKHPDDTETAHAMSTKINDAYAILLEYCSKYEFNFDEEHLREKTLTPQEWWTKKFGGR is encoded by the coding sequence ATGCTCTCTTTTGACACGCTCATAAAGGCCAAAACGCTCCTTGGTCTGAGCGACAAAGCCACCCTCTCCGATATCAAAATCCGCTATAAAAATATGATGCGCACATGGCATCCTGACAAACACCCCGATGATACCGAAACGGCTCATGCGATGAGCACCAAAATCAATGATGCGTATGCTATCTTACTTGAGTATTGTTCAAAATACGAATTTAATTTTGATGAAGAACATCTGAGAGAAAAAACTCTCACCCCGCAGGAGTGGTGGACGAAGAAGTTTGGGGGGCGTTAA